One region of Termitidicoccus mucosus genomic DNA includes:
- a CDS encoding TrbI/VirB10 family protein: MKRIIKFIKTPFGSMVALLACVAIGALLIHGGNRSERPMSAATTSPSPMERHTITRDGQELRVPAPARPAVPSPTRNEPGEETVSRPRAARQNSDSAPANRKEPTVLPISLLDANSAASADTTPAPSRNYAPYGRLIPCETVITLESSKLDTPVIGLVTEDVWHGGRLIIPAGAEVHGHAATDRARERIAASGQWIIVWRDRTTDNGMELTLNGIALDRERDDTTGEFGLRDGSAGLAGQIIKTDDFQEIKLFASTFLAGMASGLQDMQDTGALAGAGGAGIAIPQATAKNAALAGTAGVLNAYAAQIAKRIEEDGFYVRVPAGKQFYIYVTQTLDKAKTARGNGTAKLWQKNNPETPPADAHR, from the coding sequence ATGAAACGCATTATAAAATTCATAAAAACCCCGTTTGGCAGCATGGTCGCATTGCTGGCGTGCGTTGCCATCGGCGCGCTGCTCATCCACGGCGGCAACCGCAGCGAACGTCCGATGAGCGCCGCCACGACTTCGCCGAGTCCGATGGAGCGCCATACCATCACCCGCGATGGACAGGAACTCAGAGTCCCCGCGCCCGCGCGCCCGGCGGTGCCATCCCCAACGCGCAACGAGCCCGGCGAGGAAACTGTTTCCCGTCCCCGCGCCGCCCGCCAAAACAGCGATTCCGCCCCCGCCAACCGTAAGGAGCCCACCGTCCTGCCCATCAGCCTTCTCGACGCCAACAGTGCCGCAAGCGCGGACACCACCCCCGCGCCCTCGCGCAACTACGCCCCTTACGGACGCCTCATCCCGTGCGAAACCGTCATCACCTTGGAATCCTCCAAACTCGACACGCCCGTCATCGGCCTCGTCACCGAGGATGTCTGGCACGGCGGCCGCCTTATCATTCCCGCCGGCGCGGAAGTCCACGGGCACGCCGCCACCGACCGCGCCCGCGAACGCATCGCCGCCTCCGGCCAGTGGATTATAGTCTGGCGCGACCGCACCACCGACAACGGCATGGAACTCACACTAAACGGCATCGCCCTTGACCGCGAGCGCGACGACACGACCGGCGAGTTTGGCCTTCGCGACGGCTCCGCCGGGCTTGCCGGGCAGATTATCAAAACCGACGATTTTCAGGAAATAAAACTCTTCGCCTCGACCTTTCTCGCGGGCATGGCCAGCGGTTTGCAGGACATGCAGGATACCGGCGCGCTTGCAGGGGCGGGAGGCGCGGGCATCGCCATCCCGCAGGCCACCGCGAAAAACGCCGCCCTCGCCGGCACTGCCGGCGTGCTCAACGCCTACGCCGCGCAAATCGCAAAACGCATCGAGGAGGACGGCTTTTATGTCCGCGTCCCCGCAGGCAAACAGTTTTATATTTATGTCACCCAGACCCTCGACAAGGCGAAGACCGCGCGCGGCAACGGCACCGCCAAGCTCTGGCAGAAAAACAACCCGGAAACCCCGCCTGCCGACGCACACAGATAA
- a CDS encoding YadA family autotransporter adhesin: MKKTSLRLIAIISISLFAGRNLARAGDFQINADSTAVTGTDTGQSSNNADIGYDNTLSNSMDSFIYGGTNTVANAAHVTVVGGGNTVISTESLDTAHVFGQGNAIAVNGGGIYLVGAGNGVFNETGYGRHSAGLFNIHAIGADNVITNMDHMNGVFALGLGNTVRDGRISAAQSDIANVFAFGADNDLHTLFSVGVPGLNHAYVLGGGNVMSVAGRFSNVFAFGTGNKIINPSDTGVGNIVGGLALGDNNTIHVPGGAIMMNVYAIGASNTLGAASGGGVANSYIIGTRNNIAASGAAAIGFGNTISAPAAGTYVLGANINASLANNVILGNHSAEGGATPVTVIAIDAKTQALVAGSSPVGIVSVGAPGGERQIINVAAGRITPDSTDAVNGSELYITNEALAGLGSTVADLAADSLLWNNALSAFDASRGAGGAGGAGGTGNAQRITNVASGLVAPGSLDAINGSQLYNTATGIINILGTGTVNPDGTITGGTSVSQSITTINQTVNNILSGSAGLVRHDAAAGSITIGAHIGGDVLAIAGTDGDRRLGGVAAGTADNDAVNVGQLKAAGVISGTGNAIAHVVVYDSAAKNTMTLGGPAVTGTGAGRTGGTRVTNLALAAIHAASTDAVAGSQLFDTNQRVTNLENIVINIISGTDGAGGTGGAGGGAHFSTGNDNPLIPATATGGNAVAAGMGATASGASSSAIGSLSEARADGGVALGRGAVVAITAANSVAIGAYSVATEPDTVSFGSDTLQRRLVNIADGINPTDAVTMRQLAAIADAANGRLENIQSRVNTISDRMDGIGAMSAAMNQVQPRLSASNGNRSQLALGFGGYRGRSAFAMGYGYTCPLGDRGMQASFALSDAGEVMAGAGVILGW; the protein is encoded by the coding sequence ATGAAAAAAACCTCACTCAGACTCATCGCCATAATATCGATTTCCCTTTTTGCAGGCCGAAACCTCGCTCGCGCCGGGGATTTCCAGATAAACGCCGACAGCACAGCCGTCACGGGCACCGACACCGGCCAGTCCTCCAACAACGCGGACATCGGCTACGACAACACCCTCTCAAACTCGATGGACAGTTTTATATACGGCGGCACCAACACCGTCGCCAACGCCGCGCATGTCACGGTGGTCGGCGGCGGCAACACTGTCATCAGCACCGAAAGCCTGGACACCGCCCATGTGTTCGGCCAGGGCAACGCCATCGCCGTCAACGGCGGCGGCATCTATTTGGTCGGCGCGGGCAACGGCGTGTTCAACGAGACGGGCTACGGCAGGCACAGCGCCGGCCTCTTTAACATTCATGCGATCGGCGCGGACAACGTCATCACCAACATGGACCATATGAACGGCGTCTTTGCCCTTGGACTGGGCAACACCGTCCGGGACGGCAGGATTTCCGCCGCCCAAAGCGACATCGCCAATGTTTTTGCATTCGGCGCGGACAACGACCTCCACACCCTGTTCAGTGTCGGCGTCCCGGGCCTCAACCACGCCTATGTTCTCGGCGGCGGCAACGTCATGAGCGTCGCGGGACGGTTTTCTAACGTCTTTGCGTTCGGCACGGGCAACAAAATCATAAACCCGTCCGACACCGGCGTTGGAAACATCGTCGGCGGCCTCGCGCTCGGCGACAACAACACCATACATGTCCCCGGCGGAGCCATCATGATGAACGTCTATGCCATCGGTGCGAGCAACACCCTGGGGGCCGCGTCGGGCGGCGGCGTGGCCAACTCCTATATTATCGGCACCCGCAACAACATCGCGGCGAGCGGTGCCGCCGCCATCGGTTTCGGCAACACCATTTCCGCGCCGGCGGCCGGCACGTATGTTTTGGGCGCCAATATCAATGCCTCCCTCGCCAACAATGTCATCCTTGGCAACCACAGCGCCGAGGGCGGCGCAACCCCCGTCACCGTCATCGCCATCGACGCGAAAACCCAGGCCCTTGTCGCCGGCTCCTCGCCGGTCGGCATTGTCAGCGTCGGCGCGCCCGGCGGGGAGCGCCAGATTATCAACGTGGCCGCGGGGCGGATCACGCCCGATTCAACCGATGCCGTCAACGGTTCCGAACTTTATATAACCAATGAGGCACTGGCCGGGCTTGGCTCAACCGTCGCCGACCTTGCCGCCGACTCGCTATTATGGAACAACGCGCTCAGCGCCTTCGACGCCTCGCGCGGGGCGGGAGGGGCGGGAGGGGCGGGAGGCACAGGCAACGCGCAACGCATCACCAATGTCGCCAGCGGCCTCGTCGCCCCCGGCTCGCTCGATGCGATCAACGGCTCGCAATTATACAACACCGCCACCGGCATTATAAACATCCTCGGCACGGGCACCGTGAATCCCGACGGCACGATCACCGGCGGCACGTCGGTCAGCCAATCCATCACGACCATCAATCAGACGGTGAACAATATTCTCTCCGGCAGCGCGGGCCTCGTGCGCCATGACGCCGCCGCCGGAAGCATCACCATCGGCGCGCACATTGGCGGCGATGTCCTCGCCATCGCCGGGACAGACGGCGACCGCCGGCTTGGCGGCGTCGCCGCAGGCACTGCCGACAACGATGCCGTCAATGTCGGACAACTCAAGGCGGCGGGCGTCATCTCCGGCACAGGCAATGCCATCGCCCATGTGGTTGTTTACGACAGCGCCGCGAAAAACACCATGACACTCGGCGGACCAGCCGTGACCGGCACCGGCGCGGGGCGGACCGGCGGCACCCGCGTCACCAACCTCGCCCTTGCCGCCATCCACGCCGCGTCCACCGATGCCGTCGCCGGCTCGCAACTTTTCGACACCAACCAGCGCGTGACCAATCTGGAAAATATAGTCATCAATATAATCAGCGGGACGGACGGGGCGGGAGGGACGGGAGGGGCGGGCGGCGGCGCGCATTTCAGCACCGGCAACGACAATCCGCTCATTCCCGCGACCGCGACTGGCGGCAACGCCGTCGCCGCCGGCATGGGCGCGACCGCCAGCGGCGCATCATCGAGCGCCATCGGCTCGCTTTCCGAAGCCCGCGCAGACGGCGGTGTCGCGCTTGGCCGCGGCGCCGTGGTCGCCATCACTGCCGCCAACTCGGTTGCCATCGGCGCATACTCCGTCGCCACCGAGCCCGACACGGTTTCCTTCGGCTCCGACACCCTGCAACGCCGCCTCGTCAACATCGCCGACGGCATCAATCCCACCGACGCCGTGACCATGCGCCAGCTTGCCGCGATTGCGGACGCCGCGAATGGCCGGCTTGAAAACATCCAGAGCCGGGTAAACACCATCAGCGACCGCATGGACGGCATTGGCGCGATGTCCGCCGCCATGAATCAGGTTCAGCCGCGTTTGTCCGCGTCGAACGGAAACCGTAGCCAGCTCGCGCTCGGCTTCGGCGGTTATCGCGGACGCAGCGCGTTTGCGATGGGTTACGGTTACACCTGCCCCCTTGGAGATCGCGGCATGCAGGCGAGTTTCGCGCTTTCCGACGCCGGCGAAGTCATGGCCGGCGCGGGCGTCATCCTCGGCTGGTAA
- a CDS encoding ATP-binding protein produces the protein MLKRHITPQLARLAAQFPVVTILGPRQSGKTTLARAAFPKHEYLNLELPPVRLAAQSDAVGFFKAHPAPLILDEVQHVPELLSYVQVMADEQKRKGAFILTGSHQPRLAAGITQSLAGRTGLLRLLPFSIAELSDAGVSLERDEYLHRGFMPGVHADGVAPELFYRSYYQTYVERDVRQLINITSQRAFETFVRLLAGRVGQVVNLSSLAGDAGVSSTTLASWLSVLEASFIVFRLPCYFNNFGKRLVKAPKIYFTDVGLAAWLLGIETPAQAARDPLFGGLFENMVVAEALKTRLNAGREPELYYFRDQHGLEVDLVVNKGRRRLPVEIKAGMTYDPSFARNLRNFLKLTDAAESPVVLYGGEQEALTDGVSYANFKETARIIAKFDGRSDR, from the coding sequence ATGCTGAAACGACACATCACACCGCAACTGGCGCGCCTCGCCGCGCAGTTTCCCGTGGTCACGATTCTGGGGCCGCGCCAGTCGGGCAAGACCACGCTGGCCCGCGCGGCTTTTCCGAAACACGAATACCTGAACCTTGAGTTGCCGCCGGTGCGCCTCGCGGCGCAGAGCGACGCGGTCGGCTTCTTCAAGGCGCATCCCGCGCCACTGATCCTCGACGAGGTGCAGCATGTCCCCGAATTGCTCAGTTATGTGCAGGTGATGGCCGACGAACAGAAGCGGAAGGGGGCGTTCATCCTGACCGGCTCGCACCAGCCGCGCCTCGCCGCCGGCATCACGCAATCGCTCGCCGGGCGCACGGGGTTGCTGCGGCTGCTGCCGTTTTCCATCGCCGAACTGTCCGACGCCGGCGTGTCGCTGGAGCGCGACGAGTATTTGCACCGGGGTTTCATGCCGGGCGTCCACGCCGACGGCGTTGCGCCGGAGCTTTTTTACCGGAGTTACTACCAGACCTACGTCGAGCGCGACGTGCGGCAACTGATAAACATCACCAGCCAGCGCGCCTTCGAGACCTTCGTGCGCCTGCTGGCCGGGCGCGTCGGGCAGGTCGTCAATCTCAGTTCGCTCGCCGGCGATGCCGGCGTTTCGAGCACGACGCTGGCCTCGTGGCTCTCGGTGCTGGAGGCGAGCTTCATCGTCTTCCGGCTGCCGTGCTATTTCAACAACTTCGGAAAGCGCCTGGTGAAGGCCCCGAAAATCTACTTCACCGACGTGGGGCTGGCGGCGTGGCTGCTCGGCATCGAGACGCCCGCGCAGGCCGCCCGCGACCCGTTGTTCGGCGGGTTGTTTGAAAACATGGTGGTCGCCGAGGCGCTGAAAACCCGGCTCAACGCCGGGCGGGAGCCGGAGCTTTATTATTTCCGCGACCAGCACGGACTGGAGGTTGACCTTGTCGTCAACAAAGGCCGGCGGCGGCTGCCCGTCGAAATCAAGGCCGGCATGACCTACGACCCGTCGTTCGCGCGAAACCTCCGGAATTTTCTCAAGCTGACGGATGCCGCCGAGTCGCCCGTCGTGCTCTATGGCGGCGAGCAGGAGGCGCTCACCGATGGAGTCTCCTATGCCAATTTCAAGGAGACCGCCCGCATCATCGCGAAGTTTGACGGACGGAGCGACAGGTAG
- a CDS encoding copper resistance protein NlpE N-terminal domain-containing protein codes for MRNIIILTILAVSSGMGACASKQPVDAAHHSRNSLDWAGVYTGEIPSASGSGINVTLTLRSDSTYTLRYRYAGRLGADFGAAGTFKWDNGNTITLDAKDAPAHYQVGENRLIQLDMKGKIITGMLADSYVLRKQP; via the coding sequence ATGAGAAATATTATTATACTCACAATCCTGGCGGTCTCGTCCGGGATGGGAGCTTGCGCATCAAAGCAGCCTGTTGACGCGGCCCACCATTCGAGAAACAGCCTGGACTGGGCGGGCGTATATACCGGGGAAATCCCCTCGGCCAGCGGGTCGGGCATCAATGTGACACTGACCTTGCGTTCCGACTCGACCTATACGTTGCGCTACCGGTATGCCGGGCGGCTGGGAGCCGATTTTGGCGCCGCCGGGACTTTCAAGTGGGACAATGGGAACACCATCACGCTGGATGCGAAGGATGCTCCCGCCCATTACCAAGTCGGAGAAAACAGGCTGATTCAGTTGGACATGAAGGGCAAAATCATCACCGGCATGCTGGCGGACAGCTATGTGCTGCGAAAACAGCCTTGA
- a CDS encoding AAA family ATPase, protein MQILDDASITLASGERKNLSGYYIVCTSNIGAAEAMRMQSAPFASIERTVLARVNQTLRPELVGRMTEKVVFARLPYAVQREICEAMIAGELARLRKLGHEITITPDDVETILRTGFHKTLGARPMRGAVERFLQDRVAGGLLGGMSK, encoded by the coding sequence TTGCAGATTCTGGATGACGCGAGCATCACGCTGGCGTCGGGCGAGCGGAAGAATCTTTCGGGATATTATATCGTGTGCACGTCGAACATCGGCGCGGCGGAGGCGATGCGGATGCAATCCGCGCCGTTCGCGAGCATCGAGCGCACGGTGCTGGCGCGGGTAAATCAAACACTGCGTCCCGAACTGGTGGGGCGCATGACGGAAAAGGTGGTGTTTGCGCGGTTGCCTTATGCGGTGCAGCGGGAGATTTGCGAGGCCATGATCGCGGGCGAACTGGCGCGGCTGCGAAAGCTGGGACATGAGATCACGATCACTCCCGATGACGTAGAGACGATTTTGCGGACGGGTTTCCACAAGACTCTTGGCGCGCGCCCCATGCGCGGAGCCGTCGAGCGGTTCTTGCAGGACAGGGTGGCCGGCGGGTTATTGGGCGGAATGTCGAAGTGA
- a CDS encoding AAA family ATPase, giving the protein MDTKELNEMRGRLRGLAEYLRGCIKGQEHVIGCVVSVLQRGELGLAHHGRPKGSFLLVGPTGTGKTELTNAFTGYLFGGAKPLRFDMSEYQNQSSVEKLIGEKVGDIGLLGRVLAKAEAVHGGNGAAGLFADSG; this is encoded by the coding sequence ATGGACACGAAAGAATTGAACGAAATGCGCGGGAGGTTGCGCGGACTGGCGGAGTATTTGCGCGGGTGCATCAAGGGGCAGGAGCATGTGATCGGGTGCGTGGTGTCGGTGTTGCAGCGCGGAGAACTGGGGCTGGCGCATCATGGCCGGCCAAAGGGAAGTTTTTTGCTCGTGGGGCCGACTGGGACGGGCAAGACGGAGCTAACGAATGCGTTCACGGGGTATTTGTTCGGCGGGGCGAAGCCGCTGCGGTTTGACATGTCGGAATATCAAAATCAATCCTCGGTTGAGAAACTGATTGGCGAGAAGGTCGGTGACATTGGCTTGCTTGGCCGGGTGCTGGCGAAGGCGGAGGCCGTGCATGGCGGCAATGGAGCGGCTGGTTTGTTTGCAGATTCTGGATGA
- a CDS encoding type IV secretory system conjugative DNA transfer family protein → MITHIVLFFTGAALAVLAWRHWHVVPSRLPAADMLRAPLLAGLTGWALWQLPCAWWAWRDARRKPKPILRLGGFKWTQNDFCRGWLITGETGSGKTLAAINTMLWQVTQNCPDWGGVCIDDKGLYWETLSTMFRALGREKDLILLKVRPEGAPADWKPPHVFNFLEDPRLPYSSKAKDVCDVAASLGQDGDQPFFKTQAEIQMDFAFRALACTGVPVTLENAHELLASDAWMKRLLGKLENKGTEEAESLLAHYRTQIASQPAEQLGGVRGTLANRLKHFTPPDIAEVFCPDKSTFSMSEIDRSKVICVSIPQRFKTERRYIHTLLKLVFYSHVLLRFDRPAEERAKDNLLILWADEAQKIITASEDGTSDYNVVDVIREAKATVVAATQSYTSLIPPIGDEQKAKVFIANMANRIICKAADEESAKIAADTLGKKKYKKRSYGYSAGKRTVSHTEEEKYYIEPHEFRRLRKFEAVVQHCEEGFRRVRLMPRGADGKVPEWFRR, encoded by the coding sequence ATGATTACGCATATCGTATTGTTCTTCACCGGCGCGGCGCTCGCGGTTCTGGCGTGGCGGCACTGGCATGTCGTGCCCTCGCGATTACCCGCCGCCGACATGTTGCGCGCGCCGTTGCTCGCGGGCCTCACGGGCTGGGCGCTCTGGCAGTTACCGTGCGCGTGGTGGGCGTGGCGCGACGCGCGCCGGAAACCGAAACCGATTCTGCGGCTGGGAGGGTTTAAGTGGACTCAGAATGACTTTTGCCGGGGCTGGCTCATCACGGGCGAGACGGGTTCGGGAAAAACGCTCGCGGCCATCAACACCATGCTCTGGCAGGTCACGCAAAACTGCCCGGATTGGGGCGGCGTTTGCATTGATGACAAGGGGCTTTATTGGGAAACGCTGTCCACCATGTTTCGCGCGTTGGGGCGCGAGAAGGATTTGATTTTGCTAAAAGTGCGTCCCGAGGGCGCGCCGGCGGACTGGAAGCCTCCGCATGTGTTCAACTTTTTGGAAGACCCGCGCCTGCCGTATTCGTCGAAGGCGAAGGATGTCTGCGATGTCGCGGCCTCGCTCGGGCAGGACGGGGATCAGCCGTTCTTCAAGACCCAGGCGGAAATCCAGATGGACTTCGCCTTCCGCGCGCTGGCGTGCACGGGTGTGCCGGTGACTCTGGAAAACGCGCACGAATTGCTGGCCTCCGACGCATGGATGAAGCGGCTTCTGGGCAAACTTGAAAACAAGGGCACCGAGGAGGCCGAGTCGCTTCTGGCACATTACCGCACGCAGATCGCCAGCCAGCCCGCCGAGCAACTGGGCGGCGTGCGCGGCACGCTCGCCAACAGGTTGAAACATTTCACGCCGCCGGACATCGCCGAGGTGTTCTGCCCCGACAAATCAACGTTTTCCATGTCAGAAATTGACCGGAGCAAGGTCATTTGCGTCTCGATTCCGCAGCGCTTCAAGACCGAGCGGCGTTATATACACACGTTGCTGAAACTGGTGTTTTATTCGCACGTGCTGCTGCGCTTCGACCGACCGGCGGAGGAGCGGGCGAAGGATAATCTGCTGATACTGTGGGCGGATGAGGCGCAGAAAATCATCACGGCGAGCGAGGACGGCACGAGCGATTACAATGTCGTGGATGTCATTCGCGAGGCGAAGGCCACGGTGGTCGCGGCCACGCAAAGTTACACCTCGCTCATCCCGCCGATTGGCGATGAGCAGAAGGCCAAGGTTTTTATCGCCAACATGGCGAATCGGATCATATGCAAGGCGGCGGATGAGGAGTCGGCAAAAATCGCGGCGGACACGCTTGGAAAGAAAAAGTATAAAAAACGCAGCTATGGTTATTCGGCCGGGAAGCGCACGGTGAGCCATACCGAGGAGGAAAAGTATTACATCGAGCCGCACGAGTTTCGGCGACTGCGGAAGTTTGAGGCCGTCGTGCAGCACTGCGAGGAGGGGTTTCGGAGGGTAAGGCTCATGCCGCGCGGCGCGGACGGCAAGGTGCCGGAGTGGTTTCGGCGATGA
- the mobF gene encoding MobF family relaxase, with product MRFPNASDEGGFPRARSRYYSMLTPKPQLNLANAKGYFREHLATGDYYMDGHVVPGEWRGEGAALLGLDEKVTEEAFIKLCEGLSPKTGQWLTARRNTTRREGDLTVSNRRVFYDFTISPPKSVSIVALYQDDRILKLHDEAARAMADALEKFAETRVRKDGANSERVTGNTLCALFRHDTSRELDPHLHTHCIFMNATYDWDEQRWKALHATGMYRAQKFAENLYYHELARGLRELGYTLTNNARDFEIAGVPESVVERFSKRHRQIDEAAQKRIETEGLRGNEKNLRKQVAHDVRRRKIKSLSSEKLRPRWAAEMTHEERAALSCIAPGKLPIPATNEAAAAVAKKPDVGGFFAWAEKHVFERNAVSTDYELMSAALMRGRGEAFTLADLEAAVAGRDFFREAGTRKLTHRETLQAEWNLILAARDGRDACHPFNDHFTPASGLKPDQRSAVIRILRSRDFITLFQGGAGTGKSHTLREVVRGLETAGHPVRVFAPQHQQAADLRRDGLDADTVARLLAFSSHATLERGTVVVVDEAGQIGGRDMLRIVGAARECGGRVILSGDTRQQGAVAASDALRILETQAGLHPVKLDTIRRQNPDAVSSREQKRAVRGYRDAVKAAADGKLVESLEKLERLGWVREGDAETLPKEIAARYREAVERKEDVLAVARTWDAVRTLNAAIRAELKNAGILKSGVPVASWQAVDLTEAQRRDERFYVPGEGVYFLRGYGRFQRGDFCEIVAAGAGGVTLCKDGRDTAVSYNHAAACLVPVRAREIELARGDRLQMKFNGKSAEGAAIRNGELATVLRVMKDGRIRVRDDAGACKTLAASQRMFIPGYAVTTYASQGKTVDTVLLHCAGDETKPVAVNRNQWYVGISRARKQALVFTDDATALRTRIEQEGNRAPAVSLAIDETAQAGLQARLSGEHQRVIAQHYEALRATHAPSHAVQAPAQHTLSPMYQSQQPNPRKGISP from the coding sequence ATGCGTTTTCCCAACGCCTCGGATGAGGGTGGTTTCCCGCGCGCCAGGTCGCGTTATTATTCGATGCTCACGCCCAAGCCACAACTCAATCTTGCCAACGCGAAGGGATACTTTCGCGAGCACCTTGCCACCGGGGATTATTACATGGACGGCCATGTCGTCCCCGGCGAATGGCGCGGCGAGGGCGCGGCGTTGCTCGGACTCGATGAAAAAGTCACCGAGGAGGCGTTTATAAAACTGTGCGAGGGGTTGAGCCCGAAAACCGGCCAATGGCTCACCGCGCGCCGCAACACGACCCGGCGCGAAGGCGATCTCACGGTGTCGAACCGGCGCGTGTTTTACGATTTTACGATTTCGCCGCCGAAGTCTGTTTCCATCGTCGCGTTGTATCAGGATGACCGGATTTTGAAACTTCATGACGAGGCGGCTCGCGCGATGGCGGACGCGCTGGAAAAATTTGCCGAGACGCGCGTGCGCAAGGACGGTGCGAACTCCGAGCGCGTCACGGGCAATACGCTCTGCGCGCTGTTCCGCCACGACACCAGCCGCGAGCTCGACCCCCATTTGCACACGCACTGCATTTTTATGAACGCCACCTATGACTGGGATGAGCAACGGTGGAAGGCGCTGCACGCGACCGGCATGTATCGGGCGCAGAAATTTGCCGAGAATCTTTATTATCACGAACTCGCCAGGGGGCTGCGCGAACTCGGCTACACGCTCACCAACAACGCGCGCGACTTTGAAATCGCCGGCGTGCCGGAATCGGTCGTCGAGCGGTTCTCAAAACGCCACCGCCAGATTGACGAGGCAGCGCAGAAACGCATCGAAACGGAAGGGTTGCGGGGCAATGAAAAAAATCTCCGCAAGCAGGTCGCGCATGATGTGCGCCGCCGCAAAATAAAAAGCCTGTCCTCCGAAAAACTGCGTCCGCGCTGGGCCGCGGAAATGACTCACGAAGAACGCGCCGCGCTCTCGTGCATTGCTCCGGGGAAATTACCAATACCCGCGACAAATGAAGCCGCCGCCGCTGTCGCGAAAAAACCGGACGTGGGCGGTTTTTTCGCGTGGGCGGAAAAACACGTTTTCGAGCGCAACGCCGTGTCCACCGATTATGAATTGATGTCCGCCGCGCTCATGCGCGGACGCGGCGAAGCCTTCACGCTCGCCGACCTCGAAGCCGCCGTCGCCGGCAGGGATTTTTTCCGCGAAGCCGGCACGCGCAAACTGACCCATCGCGAAACCCTTCAAGCCGAATGGAACCTCATTCTGGCCGCGCGCGACGGGCGCGATGCCTGCCACCCGTTCAACGATCATTTCACGCCCGCGTCCGGCCTCAAGCCCGACCAGCGTTCCGCGGTCATCCGCATCCTGCGCAGCCGCGACTTTATCACGCTTTTTCAAGGAGGAGCAGGCACGGGCAAAAGTCACACCCTGCGCGAGGTCGTGCGCGGTTTGGAAACAGCGGGGCATCCCGTGCGCGTGTTCGCCCCGCAGCACCAGCAGGCCGCCGACCTGCGCCGCGACGGTTTGGACGCCGACACCGTGGCGCGGCTGCTGGCTTTTTCAAGCCACGCGACCCTTGAACGCGGCACGGTCGTGGTCGTGGACGAGGCCGGGCAGATCGGCGGCAGGGACATGCTGCGCATCGTCGGGGCCGCGCGCGAGTGCGGCGGGCGCGTCATCCTCTCCGGCGACACGCGCCAGCAGGGGGCCGTCGCCGCCTCGGATGCGCTGCGCATCCTCGAAACGCAGGCCGGCCTGCATCCGGTCAAGCTGGACACCATCCGGCGCCAGAATCCCGACGCCGTTTCGTCGCGAGAGCAAAAGCGCGCCGTGCGCGGCTACCGCGACGCGGTGAAAGCCGCCGCCGATGGGAAACTCGTGGAATCACTCGAAAAACTGGAACGCCTCGGCTGGGTGCGCGAAGGCGACGCCGAGACGCTGCCCAAGGAAATCGCCGCACGCTACCGCGAGGCCGTGGAACGCAAGGAGGATGTGCTCGCCGTCGCGCGGACCTGGGACGCGGTTCGCACGCTCAACGCGGCCATCCGCGCCGAACTCAAAAATGCGGGCATCCTAAAATCCGGCGTGCCCGTCGCCTCGTGGCAGGCGGTTGACCTGACGGAGGCGCAAAGGCGCGACGAGCGGTTTTATGTCCCCGGTGAAGGGGTGTATTTTTTGCGCGGATACGGCCGCTTCCAGCGCGGTGATTTTTGCGAAATCGTTGCCGCCGGTGCCGGCGGCGTGACGCTGTGCAAGGACGGGCGCGACACCGCCGTCAGTTACAACCATGCCGCCGCCTGCCTCGTGCCGGTGCGCGCCCGCGAGATCGAACTGGCGCGCGGCGACCGCTTGCAGATGAAATTCAACGGCAAGTCCGCCGAGGGCGCGGCCATTCGCAACGGCGAGCTGGCCACCGTGCTGCGCGTGATGAAGGACGGGCGCATCCGCGTGCGCGACGATGCCGGCGCGTGCAAAACCCTCGCCGCGTCGCAGCGCATGTTCATCCCCGGCTACGCCGTCACGACCTACGCCTCGCAAGGCAAGACCGTGGACACCGTGCTCCTGCACTGCGCGGGCGATGAAACCAAGCCCGTCGCGGTCAACCGCAACCAGTGGTATGTCGGCATCTCGCGGGCGAGAAAACAGGCGCTGGTCTTCACCGATGACGCGACCGCGCTGCGCACACGCATCGAGCAGGAAGGCAACCGCGCTCCCGCCGTGTCGTTGGCCATCGACGAGACCGCGCAAGCGGGTTTGCAGGCGCGGTTGAGCGGGGAGCACCAGCGCGTCATTGCGCAACACTACGAAGCCCTCCGCGCCACCCATGCGCCGTCGCACGCCGTGCAGGCGCCGGCACAACACACCTTGTCCCCCATGTATCAATCGCAACAACCCAACCCACGGAAAGGAATCAGCCCATGA